The Microbacter sp. GSS18 genome has a segment encoding these proteins:
- a CDS encoding ABC transporter permease, which translates to MTTESLRVVPPPRQTPQRRMSAFLSAHPRARLTLLLTAPLFWLGLVYIVALVLLLVTAFWSVDTFTGQIITDWTLDNIITVVTGALYQTVTLRTVGVALLVTIIDVALALPIAFYMAKVASPRAQRILVIAVLMPLWASYLVKAYAWRSVLSSEGILEWLLAPFGLHTPGYGLPAVVITLAYLWLPYVILPIYAGLERVPDSLLEASADLGGKTWRTLGSVVLPLAFPAIIAGTIFSFSLSLGDYITVNIVGGANQMLGNLVYTNVGAANNLPLAAAIALIPIVIIFGYLALVRRTGALNNL; encoded by the coding sequence ATGACGACCGAATCCCTGCGCGTCGTACCGCCGCCGCGGCAGACCCCGCAGCGCCGCATGTCGGCGTTCCTGAGCGCCCACCCGCGCGCGCGCCTGACGCTGCTGCTGACCGCGCCCCTGTTCTGGCTCGGGCTGGTCTACATCGTCGCGCTCGTGCTGCTGCTGGTGACCGCGTTCTGGAGCGTCGACACCTTCACCGGCCAGATCATCACCGACTGGACCCTCGACAACATCATCACGGTGGTCACCGGCGCGCTGTACCAGACGGTGACGCTGCGCACGGTCGGCGTGGCGCTGCTGGTGACGATCATCGACGTCGCGCTGGCGCTGCCGATCGCCTTCTACATGGCCAAGGTCGCCTCGCCGCGCGCGCAGCGCATCCTCGTGATCGCGGTGCTCATGCCGCTGTGGGCCAGCTACCTCGTCAAGGCGTATGCATGGCGCTCGGTGCTGTCGTCCGAGGGCATCCTCGAATGGCTTCTCGCGCCCTTCGGCCTGCACACCCCCGGGTACGGACTGCCCGCCGTCGTCATCACGCTGGCCTACCTGTGGCTGCCGTACGTGATCCTCCCCATCTACGCCGGCCTCGAGCGGGTGCCCGATTCGCTGCTGGAAGCCTCGGCAGACCTCGGCGGCAAGACGTGGCGCACCCTCGGCAGTGTCGTGCTGCCGCTGGCCTTCCCCGCGATCATCGCGGGCACGATCTTCAGCTTCTCGCTGTCGCTGGGCGACTACATCACCGTGAACATCGTCGGCGGCGCGAACCAGATGCTCGGCAACCTCGTCTACACGAACGTGGGCGCGGCCAACAACCTGCCGCTCGCGGCGGCGATCGCCCTCATCCCGATCGTCATCATCTTCGGCTACCTGGCACTGGTGCGACGCACCGGCGCCCTGAACAACCTGTAG
- a CDS encoding extracellular solute-binding protein: protein MMKITGRARSGALAAMAATSIVVLAGCGTSSGGTAAPSEAAAELGDYEGSVSILAWPGYVEDGSNDPSVDWVSAFEELTGCTVESKTYGTSDEAVNLMKTGDYDVVAASGDATLRLIAAGDVTPVNTDLISSYAGIFDFLKDKEWNSVDGQSYGVPHGYGANLLLYSTDVFSEAPTSWDVVFDDAAANSGKITAYDSPIYIADAAVYLMAHQPELGIENPYALDETQFAAAVDLLKAQREHIGEYWSDYLKEIQAFQTGDSVAGTTWQVIQNVLAGEGAATDVVLPEEGATGWSDTWMIASDAESPNCAYAWLDWIASPEANAQATAYFGEAPSSIEACDYRDDCEAYHAGDAEYASQIWYWTTPIAECVDGRTDVECVDYGAWTQAWAEIKG from the coding sequence ATGATGAAGATCACGGGACGGGCGCGCAGCGGCGCGCTCGCCGCGATGGCGGCGACGTCGATCGTCGTCCTGGCCGGCTGCGGCACCTCGTCGGGCGGCACCGCCGCTCCGTCCGAGGCCGCCGCCGAGCTCGGCGACTACGAGGGCAGCGTCTCGATCCTGGCGTGGCCCGGCTACGTCGAGGATGGCAGCAACGACCCGAGCGTCGACTGGGTGTCCGCGTTCGAGGAACTCACCGGCTGCACGGTCGAATCCAAGACCTACGGCACGTCCGACGAGGCCGTGAACCTGATGAAGACCGGCGACTACGACGTCGTGGCCGCCTCGGGCGACGCGACCCTGCGCCTCATCGCCGCGGGCGATGTGACCCCGGTCAACACCGACCTCATCTCGAGCTACGCCGGCATCTTCGACTTCCTGAAGGACAAGGAGTGGAACTCCGTCGACGGCCAGTCGTATGGCGTGCCGCACGGGTACGGCGCGAACCTGCTGCTGTACAGCACGGACGTCTTCAGCGAGGCGCCCACCTCGTGGGACGTCGTGTTCGACGACGCGGCCGCGAACTCCGGCAAGATCACCGCGTACGACTCGCCGATCTACATCGCCGACGCGGCGGTGTACCTCATGGCGCACCAGCCCGAGCTCGGCATCGAGAACCCGTACGCGCTGGACGAGACCCAGTTCGCCGCCGCGGTGGACCTGCTCAAGGCCCAGCGCGAGCACATCGGCGAGTACTGGTCGGACTACCTCAAGGAGATCCAGGCGTTCCAGACCGGCGACTCGGTCGCCGGCACCACGTGGCAGGTCATCCAGAACGTCCTCGCGGGCGAGGGCGCGGCCACCGACGTCGTGCTCCCCGAAGAGGGTGCGACCGGCTGGTCGGACACCTGGATGATCGCGTCCGACGCCGAGAGCCCGAACTGCGCGTACGCATGGCTCGACTGGATCGCCAGCCCCGAGGCGAACGCGCAGGCGACCGCCTACTTCGGTGAGGCTCCCTCGAGCATCGAGGCGTGCGACTACCGCGACGACTGCGAGGCGTACCACGCCGGAGACGCCGAGTACGCGTCGCAGATCTGGTACTGGACGACCCCGATCGCCGAGTGCGTCGACGGTCGCACCGACGTCGAGTGCGTCGACTACGGCGCCTGGACGCAGGCCTGGGCCGAGATCAAGGGCTGA
- a CDS encoding ABC transporter ATP-binding protein, with product MTAAPGTEPQPAIRLTGLAKHFGTVSAVDDVDLEIAAGEFFSMLGPSGSGKTTVLRMIAGFEQPTAGTIELFGEDVTGRAPFDRDVNTVFQDYALFPHMTVLENVAYGLRVRGMKRAERRDRAMRALESVRLGQMAERKPSQLSGGQRQRVALARATVVQPKALLLDEPLGALDLKLREQMQVELKQIQRDLGITFIFVTHDQEEALTLSDRIAVFNAGRIEQLGTPRELYEAPASRFVADFVGTSNLLDTAHSEALLGRAGDHSIRPEKLTLADAAATADGERSAPGTVVESIYVGTGIRRVVDLDAGLRVTVLEPNDRSRAADDERGDRVHVIWHDADVVSLS from the coding sequence ATGACCGCAGCACCCGGCACCGAGCCGCAGCCCGCCATCCGGCTCACCGGTCTCGCCAAGCACTTCGGCACCGTGAGCGCCGTCGACGACGTCGACCTCGAGATCGCCGCCGGCGAGTTCTTCTCGATGCTCGGGCCCTCGGGCTCGGGCAAGACCACAGTGCTGCGCATGATCGCGGGCTTCGAGCAGCCCACGGCCGGCACCATAGAGCTGTTCGGCGAGGATGTGACCGGCCGTGCGCCGTTCGATCGCGACGTCAACACCGTGTTCCAGGACTACGCGCTGTTCCCGCACATGACGGTCCTCGAGAACGTCGCGTACGGGCTCCGAGTGCGGGGCATGAAGCGCGCCGAACGCCGCGACCGGGCGATGCGCGCCCTCGAGTCGGTGCGGCTGGGGCAGATGGCCGAGCGCAAGCCGTCCCAGCTGTCGGGCGGGCAGCGACAGCGCGTGGCCCTCGCCCGCGCCACCGTCGTCCAGCCCAAGGCGCTGCTGCTGGACGAGCCGCTCGGGGCGCTCGACCTGAAGCTGCGCGAGCAGATGCAGGTCGAGCTCAAGCAGATCCAGCGCGACCTCGGCATCACGTTCATCTTCGTCACGCACGACCAGGAAGAGGCGCTGACGCTGTCGGACCGCATCGCGGTGTTCAACGCCGGGCGCATCGAGCAGCTCGGGACGCCGCGTGAGCTGTACGAGGCCCCGGCATCGCGCTTCGTCGCCGACTTCGTCGGCACGTCGAACCTGCTGGACACCGCGCACTCCGAGGCGCTGCTCGGCCGCGCGGGCGACCACTCGATCCGCCCCGAGAAGCTCACGCTCGCCGACGCCGCCGCGACCGCGGACGGCGAGCGGTCCGCTCCCGGAACCGTCGTGGAGTCCATCTACGTCGGCACCGGCATCCGTCGCGTCGTCGACCTGGATGCGGGCCTGCGCGTGACCGTCCTGGAACCCAACGACCGATCGCGCGCGGCCGATGACGAGCGCGGCGATCGCGTGCACGTCATCTGGCACGACGCCGACGTCGTCTCGCTGAGCTAG
- a CDS encoding winged helix-turn-helix domain-containing protein, with protein MPQATGRFDAARAVVFAPLDPTGRAELVAQRLTDAIVSGVLRNGERLPSESELSRSLGVALVTAREALEMLRDQGLVLTRRGREGGSFVTFDRESASHVHSDRLRTISRIELRDLALHVSAIAGMAAEAAADRASDDDVATLRRISEAADLTTAGGARRATTRFQLEVAAVSQSPRLVREEVRLQGEAGPLLWLCLREQEYRDRGARSRERVIAAIADADAETARTLTVAHIDSAFRWLIVERSRLGHPLGAEPASATSTREGTS; from the coding sequence ATGCCGCAGGCGACCGGCCGCTTCGACGCCGCCCGCGCGGTCGTCTTCGCACCGCTGGACCCGACCGGCCGCGCAGAGCTCGTGGCGCAGCGTCTGACCGACGCCATCGTCAGCGGCGTGCTGCGCAACGGCGAGCGCCTCCCGAGTGAATCCGAGCTCTCGCGAAGTCTCGGCGTCGCGCTGGTGACGGCCCGCGAGGCCCTCGAGATGCTGCGCGATCAGGGGCTCGTGCTCACGCGCCGGGGACGCGAGGGCGGCAGCTTCGTCACGTTCGACCGCGAGTCCGCGAGTCACGTCCACTCAGACCGCCTTCGCACGATCAGTCGCATCGAGCTGCGCGACCTCGCCCTGCACGTCTCGGCCATCGCGGGCATGGCCGCCGAGGCTGCGGCCGATCGGGCCAGCGATGACGACGTCGCCACGCTTCGCCGCATCTCCGAAGCGGCGGACCTGACGACCGCCGGGGGCGCCCGCCGCGCGACCACCCGCTTCCAACTCGAGGTCGCGGCCGTCAGCCAGTCCCCGCGCCTGGTGCGCGAAGAGGTGCGCCTGCAGGGCGAGGCGGGACCGCTCCTCTGGCTGTGCCTGCGCGAGCAGGAGTACCGTGACCGTGGAGCGCGCTCACGCGAGCGCGTCATCGCCGCGATCGCCGACGCAGACGCCGAGACGGCGCGCACTCTGACCGTCGCGCACATCGACTCGGCGTTCCGCTGGCTGATCGTCGAGCGGTCTCGTCTTGGACATCCGCTCGGCGCCGAGCCGGCATCCGCCACATCGACCAGGGAGGGCACGTCATGA
- the dcd gene encoding dCTP deaminase encodes MLLSDRDIRAEVEADRIGLAPWEPEMVQPSSVDVRLDRYFRLFDNHKYPFIDPAVDQPDLTHLIEVDPDEPFILHPGEFALGSTFEQVTLPDDVAARLEGKSSLGRLGLLTHSTAGFIDPGFSGHVTLELSNVATLPIKLWPGMKIGQLCFFRLSSAAENPYGSGPYGNRYQGQRGPTASRSFQSFHRTDVGVTEAGSRGA; translated from the coding sequence GTGCTGCTGAGCGATCGTGACATCCGGGCCGAGGTCGAGGCGGATCGCATCGGCCTCGCGCCGTGGGAGCCCGAGATGGTCCAGCCCTCGAGCGTCGACGTGCGCCTGGACCGCTACTTCCGGCTGTTCGACAACCACAAGTACCCGTTCATCGATCCGGCGGTCGACCAGCCAGACCTCACCCACCTCATCGAGGTCGATCCCGATGAGCCCTTCATCCTCCACCCCGGCGAGTTCGCCCTCGGCTCGACCTTCGAGCAGGTGACGCTCCCCGACGACGTCGCGGCCCGGCTGGAGGGGAAGTCGTCGCTCGGGCGCCTCGGCCTGCTGACGCATTCCACCGCCGGCTTCATCGATCCCGGCTTCTCCGGCCACGTCACCCTCGAGCTGTCGAACGTCGCGACGCTGCCGATCAAACTGTGGCCGGGCATGAAGATCGGCCAGCTGTGCTTCTTCCGGCTATCGTCGGCGGCCGAGAATCCGTACGGCTCGGGTCCGTACGGCAATCGCTACCAGGGTCAGCGCGGCCCGACGGCGTCGCGCTCGTTCCAGAGCTTCCACCGCACCGACGTGGGCGTGACCGAAGCCGGCTCGCGCGGCGCCTGA
- the nhaA gene encoding Na+/H+ antiporter NhaA — protein sequence MTTPAPSGPRGLRVFPAIVSRAETARVAELLRKETVGGMLLVGMAAIALIWANSPWSESYFALRDFEIGYEPWHLQLSLGAWAADGLLAVFFFLVGLELKREFVTGDLRNPSTAVVPIMAAIGGVAVPALIYLAIASQGEGLTRAWAIPTATDIAFAVAVLAIIGSHLPSALRIFLLTLAVVDDLIAITIIAVFYTDHIEVVPLIISVAVIAVYGVLAYRFPHLFKHRPFAAWLILLPIGIVAWAFMHASGIHATIAGVALGFMIPVRPPKDADADEHGLAEEFEHRFRPLSAGFAVPVFAFFAAGVAIGGLEGLTSALTSPLTLAIIAGLVFGKPIGIVATTWLVATLTRVKLDPSLRWLDLVGVGILAGIGFTVSLLIAELSFPSGSADYDHAKVAILIASVIAAVLAAIVLGARNRAYKRAEAQASAEA from the coding sequence ATGACAACGCCGGCACCCTCCGGACCGCGCGGACTGCGCGTCTTCCCCGCCATCGTCTCGCGCGCTGAGACGGCGCGCGTCGCCGAGCTGCTGCGCAAGGAGACCGTCGGCGGCATGCTCCTCGTGGGCATGGCGGCGATCGCGCTGATCTGGGCGAACTCGCCCTGGTCGGAGTCCTACTTCGCGCTGCGCGACTTCGAGATCGGCTACGAGCCGTGGCACCTGCAGCTGAGCCTCGGCGCGTGGGCGGCGGACGGCCTGCTCGCCGTCTTCTTCTTCCTGGTCGGCCTCGAGCTCAAGCGCGAGTTCGTCACCGGCGACCTGCGAAACCCCAGCACGGCCGTCGTGCCGATCATGGCGGCCATCGGCGGCGTCGCCGTGCCCGCGCTCATCTACCTGGCAATCGCCTCGCAGGGTGAGGGACTGACCCGCGCGTGGGCGATCCCCACCGCCACCGACATCGCCTTCGCCGTCGCCGTGCTCGCCATCATCGGCTCGCATCTGCCGAGCGCGCTGCGAATCTTCCTGCTGACGCTGGCCGTCGTCGACGACCTGATCGCGATCACGATCATCGCCGTCTTCTACACCGACCACATCGAGGTCGTCCCATTGATCATCTCGGTCGCGGTCATCGCTGTGTACGGCGTTCTCGCGTACCGCTTCCCGCACCTGTTCAAGCACCGTCCGTTCGCGGCGTGGCTGATCCTCCTGCCGATCGGCATCGTCGCGTGGGCGTTCATGCACGCCTCGGGCATCCACGCGACCATCGCCGGCGTGGCGCTGGGATTCATGATCCCGGTCCGGCCCCCCAAGGATGCGGATGCCGACGAGCACGGTCTCGCCGAGGAGTTCGAGCATCGCTTCCGTCCGCTCTCGGCCGGGTTCGCCGTGCCGGTCTTCGCGTTCTTCGCCGCCGGCGTCGCGATCGGAGGCTTGGAGGGGCTCACCTCAGCCCTGACGAGTCCCCTCACGCTCGCGATCATCGCCGGCCTGGTGTTCGGAAAGCCGATCGGCATCGTGGCGACGACCTGGCTCGTCGCGACCCTCACGCGCGTGAAGCTCGATCCGAGCCTGCGGTGGCTGGACCTCGTCGGGGTCGGCATCCTGGCGGGCATCGGGTTCACGGTGTCCCTGCTCATCGCGGAGCTCAGCTTCCCGTCCGGCAGCGCGGACTACGACCACGCCAAGGTCGCGATCCTCATCGCCTCGGTGATCGCGGCCGTGCTCGCCGCCATCGTGCTCGGCGCGCGCAACCGCGCGTACAAGCGGGCCGAGGCTCAGGCGTCCGCCGAGGCGTGA
- a CDS encoding ribokinase → MAPHDFGPLCVVGSVNVDVTASVLDLPAPGETVRGLSLARGPGGKGANQAVAAARLGARVRMVGAVGDDADGGDLVAALRAAGVDASAVRVVGAPTGMALITVDASGENTIVVSAGANDAVVADVPFDEAEAVLAQQEIPGEVVAALAERVRGFFALNAAPARDLAPAVIARADLIIVNDSELAAQPELGAARLVVVTHGARGATLRRAGVEVASAPSPSVEAVSAVGAGDAFCAAITLALHAGWPDEDALRAACAVGADAVTHPSAQPPLRPLGEYR, encoded by the coding sequence GTGGCACCCCACGACTTCGGACCGCTGTGCGTGGTCGGCAGCGTCAACGTCGATGTGACCGCATCCGTGCTCGATCTGCCCGCGCCCGGCGAGACCGTGCGCGGGCTCTCTCTCGCGCGCGGGCCCGGAGGAAAGGGGGCGAACCAGGCGGTCGCGGCGGCGCGTCTGGGCGCCCGCGTGCGCATGGTCGGTGCGGTCGGCGACGACGCCGACGGGGGCGACCTGGTCGCCGCGCTGAGGGCAGCGGGCGTCGATGCCTCGGCGGTGCGGGTCGTCGGCGCGCCGACCGGCATGGCGCTCATCACGGTTGATGCATCCGGTGAGAACACGATCGTCGTCAGCGCCGGTGCGAACGATGCCGTCGTCGCGGACGTGCCGTTCGACGAGGCCGAGGCGGTCCTGGCCCAGCAGGAGATCCCCGGGGAGGTCGTCGCCGCACTCGCCGAGCGCGTCCGGGGCTTCTTCGCACTCAACGCTGCGCCGGCCCGCGATCTGGCCCCCGCCGTCATCGCGCGCGCGGACCTCATCATCGTCAACGACTCCGAGCTGGCGGCTCAGCCCGAGCTGGGCGCTGCACGACTGGTCGTCGTCACGCACGGTGCGCGCGGAGCCACGCTCCGGCGCGCGGGTGTCGAGGTCGCGAGCGCCCCGTCGCCGTCGGTGGAGGCGGTGAGCGCCGTCGGCGCGGGGGACGCGTTCTGCGCGGCGATCACGCTCGCCCTCCACGCGGGCTGGCCCGACGAGGACGCGCTGCGCGCCGCGTGCGCCGTCGGCGCGGACGCGGTGACGCATCCGTCCGCTCAGCCGCCGCTGAGGCCGCTCGGAGAGTATCGGTGA
- a CDS encoding nucleoside hydrolase, protein MTDRIPVYLDCDTGVDDAVALAYLLRSDAVDVVGVGTVSGNTTAARAARNTLDLLALAGHPDVPVAVGSHDHLAQPYGGGAAHVHGANGIGGVELPSAPARPDSRDAVRLLLDLSHTYAGDLHVLTIGPMTNVARALAEDPTLPGRVSRVTAMGGAILAPGNISPVAEANVFNDAEAAAAVLAADWDTTLVPLDVTMKHTLHDDDRLRLVAAADPLARAVGHILDHYFDFYLPQFGERLSPLHDPLAALAAAGAPGIGRRLRVPVVVDTTDGPGRGQTIADMRGQRLGPRDHDGVRTGVLQDADDSVAEHLLDTLLGGG, encoded by the coding sequence GTGACCGACCGCATCCCCGTCTACCTCGACTGCGACACCGGCGTCGATGACGCGGTGGCCCTGGCCTACCTGCTGCGCTCCGATGCCGTCGACGTGGTCGGCGTCGGCACGGTCAGCGGGAACACGACTGCCGCGCGCGCCGCCCGCAACACGCTCGACCTGCTCGCCCTCGCCGGGCACCCCGACGTCCCGGTCGCCGTCGGGTCCCACGACCACCTCGCGCAGCCCTACGGCGGCGGTGCTGCGCACGTCCACGGCGCGAACGGCATCGGCGGCGTCGAACTCCCGTCCGCGCCCGCCCGGCCCGACTCCCGCGACGCCGTCCGGCTGCTGCTCGACCTCTCGCACACGTACGCCGGGGACCTCCACGTACTGACCATCGGACCGATGACGAACGTGGCGCGCGCTCTCGCCGAGGACCCGACGCTCCCCGGGCGGGTCTCCCGCGTGACCGCGATGGGTGGCGCCATCCTTGCGCCGGGCAACATCTCGCCGGTCGCCGAGGCGAACGTCTTCAACGACGCCGAAGCAGCTGCCGCCGTCCTCGCGGCCGACTGGGACACCACGCTGGTTCCGCTGGATGTCACGATGAAGCACACGCTGCACGACGACGACCGGCTGCGGCTGGTGGCCGCCGCCGACCCACTTGCGCGCGCGGTCGGCCACATCCTCGATCACTACTTCGACTTCTATCTGCCGCAGTTCGGCGAGCGGCTCTCGCCCCTGCACGACCCGCTGGCGGCGCTGGCCGCGGCGGGCGCCCCCGGCATCGGCCGGCGCCTGCGGGTCCCCGTCGTCGTCGACACGACGGACGGTCCTGGGCGGGGTCAGACGATCGCGGACATGCGCGGTCAGCGTCTGGGACCGCGCGACCACGACGGCGTGCGCACGGGCGTGCTGCAGGATGCCGACGACAGCGTTGCAGAGCACCTGCTCGACACGCTGCTGGGCGGCGGCTGA
- a CDS encoding EamA family transporter yields the protein MRRGAAPAVLFVVVGLACQEVGASLAVLLFPRVGPLGMVMLRLVFSALLLLAIARPRVRGHSATAWRAVALFGVVLATMNGLFYLALERLPLGITVTIEVLGPLVLSIIASRRWTAWVWALVAFAGVLSLGGGGWDRLDPLGVLFALGAAASWSGYILAAARVGREFAGLDGLALAMSVGALIAVPFGIADAGEALLDLPLVAIGALVALLSSTIPYTLELLALRRLAPAAFAILMSLAPATAALAGFVLLGQHLSWLEVVGIALVIAASIGAVRSSARAARGAAEPVG from the coding sequence ATGAGGCGGGGCGCCGCTCCCGCCGTCCTCTTCGTCGTCGTGGGCCTGGCATGCCAGGAGGTCGGCGCATCGCTGGCCGTGCTGCTTTTCCCCCGCGTCGGGCCACTCGGCATGGTGATGCTCCGCCTGGTGTTCTCGGCGCTGCTGCTGCTCGCGATCGCCCGGCCCCGCGTGCGCGGGCACTCTGCGACGGCGTGGCGCGCGGTCGCGCTCTTCGGCGTCGTGCTGGCGACGATGAACGGGCTGTTCTACCTCGCGCTCGAGCGCCTGCCGCTCGGCATCACCGTGACGATCGAGGTGCTGGGGCCCCTCGTGCTGTCGATCATCGCGAGCCGACGCTGGACGGCATGGGTGTGGGCGCTCGTGGCATTCGCGGGAGTCCTCTCGCTCGGCGGCGGGGGGTGGGACCGCCTGGACCCGCTGGGCGTCCTGTTCGCCCTCGGCGCGGCGGCGAGCTGGTCCGGGTACATCCTCGCGGCGGCGCGGGTCGGTCGGGAGTTCGCCGGGCTCGACGGGCTTGCGCTGGCGATGTCGGTCGGGGCGCTCATCGCGGTGCCGTTCGGGATCGCGGATGCCGGCGAGGCGCTCCTCGACCTCCCGCTCGTGGCGATCGGGGCCCTGGTGGCCCTGCTGTCGTCGACGATCCCGTACACCCTCGAGCTGCTGGCGCTGCGGCGGCTCGCCCCCGCGGCGTTCGCGATCCTGATGTCGCTCGCGCCCGCAACCGCGGCGCTGGCCGGGTTCGTGCTGCTCGGTCAGCATCTGTCCTGGCTCGAGGTGGTCGGCATCGCCCTCGTCATCGCCGCCAGCATCGGCGCGGTGCGTTCGTCGGCACGTGCCGCCCGCGGAGCCGCCGAACCCGTGGGCTGA
- a CDS encoding serine hydrolase — MPRRLITGRAGAAIAAVVALTLGLTACSGSESIPIDLPTQVPGEFPADTQAELEDAVSTVMTATGSSGAIVGVWAPWSGSWVAGLGTTTPGGAAVTADMSFRVGKITRAMTCDVMYKLAEEGTLRVDDDVSDYVGGVAGLTDVTLKELCDSTSGIGSYTDSKLLSMWLENPERSWDPLELASYGLGAAGESTPGTRYQDSDAGYLLLGLALERASGRGAAQLIQDYVAGPLALESTYLEEGVPASDAGLLTPMRSERVDGSFSCTELQDLSDLSGSTGFTDSGVVSTVGDLGRYAQALAAGSLMPSGTDRFDDTKEAFTNAPSWFTYGGGVYQAGTLVGTYGSTPGYLTGVFADRESGLTVVVVLNNSAADDRYGRWLSWQLAAIASKAPASAGGALPAAGLPWTADQDQDVIAENAICQPAE; from the coding sequence ATGCCACGTCGACTCATCACAGGCCGCGCCGGAGCGGCCATCGCGGCCGTCGTCGCGCTCACGCTCGGCCTCACCGCGTGCTCCGGCTCGGAGTCGATCCCGATCGACCTCCCCACGCAGGTCCCCGGGGAGTTCCCCGCCGACACCCAGGCGGAGCTGGAGGACGCGGTCTCCACGGTCATGACCGCGACCGGCTCTTCCGGGGCGATCGTCGGCGTCTGGGCGCCCTGGAGCGGCAGCTGGGTCGCGGGTCTCGGCACGACCACTCCCGGCGGCGCCGCTGTGACGGCCGACATGTCGTTCCGCGTCGGCAAGATCACCCGTGCGATGACGTGCGATGTGATGTACAAGCTGGCAGAGGAGGGCACGCTCCGTGTGGATGACGACGTCAGCGACTACGTCGGCGGCGTCGCCGGTCTCACCGATGTCACGTTGAAGGAGCTCTGCGACAGCACGAGCGGCATCGGGTCGTACACGGACTCCAAGCTCCTGTCGATGTGGCTGGAGAACCCCGAGCGCTCCTGGGATCCGCTCGAACTCGCCTCCTACGGCCTGGGCGCCGCGGGCGAGAGCACACCCGGCACCCGGTACCAGGACTCAGACGCCGGCTACCTGCTGCTGGGCCTCGCCCTCGAGCGCGCGAGCGGGCGCGGCGCCGCCCAGCTCATCCAGGACTACGTCGCCGGCCCGCTCGCGCTGGAGTCGACCTACCTCGAAGAGGGCGTGCCCGCCTCGGACGCCGGCCTGCTCACGCCCATGCGGTCCGAGCGGGTCGACGGCAGCTTCTCGTGCACCGAGCTGCAGGATCTTTCCGACCTGTCCGGCAGCACCGGCTTCACCGACTCGGGCGTGGTCTCGACGGTGGGCGACCTCGGACGGTACGCGCAGGCGCTGGCGGCGGGAAGCCTGATGCCGTCGGGCACGGATCGCTTCGACGACACGAAGGAGGCGTTCACGAACGCGCCGTCGTGGTTCACCTACGGCGGCGGGGTCTACCAGGCCGGGACTCTCGTCGGCACCTACGGGTCGACGCCCGGCTACCTCACCGGCGTGTTCGCCGACCGCGAGTCGGGCCTGACGGTCGTGGTCGTGCTCAACAACTCAGCCGCGGACGATCGGTACGGCCGGTGGCTCTCGTGGCAGCTCGCGGCCATCGCCTCCAAGGCGCCGGCCAGCGCCGGAGGCGCGCTCCCGGCCGCCGGCCTGCCGTGGACGGCCGACCAGGATCAGGACGTGATCGCCGAGAACGCGATCTGCCAGCCGGCGGAATAG